Proteins found in one Flavobacteriales bacterium genomic segment:
- a CDS encoding efflux RND transporter periplasmic adaptor subunit, with product MRSLTTFLSLISLCFILNSCSDRNKESVQVEEAVKRDIVEMVSANGKIQPETDIKISPEVSGKILEIHVKEGDRVSEGDLLLTLNPDLLEANQARASASLNSARANLANARARLAQAEAQFFNVDRSYARSQQLFNDGVISQAEMDQAESNYRSALAEKQAAEETVAASRYSVRSAEATLSEASDNLERTSIFAPKDGIITALQVEEGETVLGTIQMAGTEVMRVSDLSLMEVDVEVNESDIVRVNLGDTAEVEVDAYQDKTFLGVVTEIANAATNASGILSTDQVTNFSVKIRILPSSYMDLVNEKDSMISPFRTGMSATVDIRTARKDQVLAIPIEAVTTRTDTVSGGSFREKMKRRKELEENQEEMEPMECVFILDGGEAELRVVETGIQDNRYIEIKEGVSEGEQIITGPYATVSRSLEDGDEVKVEEEDEEEED from the coding sequence ATGAGAAGCCTGACTACCTTCTTGAGTCTCATCAGCCTGTGCTTTATCTTGAATTCCTGTTCTGACCGGAACAAAGAATCGGTGCAGGTAGAAGAGGCCGTCAAACGCGACATCGTGGAAATGGTGTCGGCCAATGGTAAGATTCAGCCTGAGACCGATATCAAGATCAGCCCAGAGGTATCTGGTAAAATACTCGAGATCCATGTCAAAGAGGGTGATAGGGTCAGTGAGGGTGATCTCCTTCTCACACTGAATCCGGATCTATTGGAAGCCAATCAGGCCCGGGCCAGTGCCTCATTGAACTCTGCTCGTGCCAATCTGGCCAATGCCCGCGCACGACTTGCTCAGGCTGAAGCTCAATTCTTCAATGTGGACCGAAGCTATGCCCGCAGTCAGCAACTATTCAACGATGGCGTGATCTCCCAAGCGGAGATGGATCAGGCCGAATCCAACTACCGATCGGCATTGGCCGAGAAGCAGGCTGCCGAAGAGACCGTAGCGGCCTCCCGATATTCTGTGCGAAGTGCCGAGGCCACCCTATCTGAAGCTTCAGATAATCTGGAACGGACCTCCATATTCGCTCCCAAAGATGGTATCATCACCGCCCTGCAGGTAGAGGAAGGCGAGACCGTACTCGGTACCATACAGATGGCCGGGACCGAGGTCATGCGCGTGTCTGACCTGAGTCTGATGGAAGTGGATGTAGAGGTCAATGAGAGCGATATCGTACGGGTCAATCTCGGAGATACAGCCGAAGTAGAGGTGGATGCCTATCAGGACAAGACCTTTTTGGGCGTAGTGACCGAGATCGCCAATGCAGCCACCAATGCCAGCGGGATACTCAGTACCGACCAAGTGACCAACTTCTCCGTCAAGATCCGCATTCTCCCTTCTTCCTACATGGACCTGGTCAATGAGAAGGACAGCATGATCAGCCCCTTCCGCACCGGGATGTCGGCCACGGTGGATATACGTACGGCACGCAAAGATCAAGTACTGGCCATACCCATAGAAGCCGTGACCACACGCACTGATACGGTATCAGGTGGTAGCTTCAGGGAGAAGATGAAACGCAGGAAAGAACTCGAGGAGAACCAGGAAGAAATGGAGCCTATGGAGTGCGTTTTCATACTCGATGGAGGCGAAGCAGAACTCCGAGTGGTAGAGACCGGTATCCAGGATAACCGATATATAGAGATCAAAGAAGGAGTCTCAGAAGGAGAACAGATCATCACCGGTCCCTATGCCACCGTCTCACGCAGTTTAGAAGATGGGGACGAGGTCAAGGTAGAAGAAGAGGACGAGGAAGAAGAAGACTGA
- a CDS encoding TolC family protein, whose amino-acid sequence QIENSLMIARLTLTNLLLLGPQEAQEFEILAPSDSLLDMERPIPEVLTVYSTAVQNLPQIKAAELRVESSEVGMDIAQGGRSPQLSVRGSIGSGYSGNNQVGVGEPIDVIFPIGEVANSGELVVGETETYNDFEAKAFGEQLEDNFNQSVSFSLTIPIFNGLSVTSDVDRARLNYRISQLDEQAAKNQLLQDVQQAHADATAAQRSYLAATQALEAMELNFLNAEKRFEQDMLSPVEFNDAKSRLAMSRTEAIRAKYDYIFRMTIMDFYLGNPINLQ is encoded by the coding sequence CACAGATAGAGAATAGCTTGATGATCGCCCGATTGACCTTGACCAACCTTCTGCTACTTGGTCCTCAAGAAGCTCAGGAATTCGAGATCCTCGCCCCAAGCGACAGCCTACTGGACATGGAGCGGCCGATTCCAGAGGTGCTCACGGTATACTCTACCGCGGTGCAGAACCTCCCCCAGATCAAAGCCGCTGAACTGCGAGTAGAAAGCAGTGAGGTAGGTATGGACATCGCCCAAGGAGGCCGCAGCCCGCAGCTTTCGGTCAGGGGATCCATCGGATCGGGATATTCCGGGAATAATCAAGTAGGTGTAGGTGAGCCCATCGATGTCATCTTTCCCATAGGCGAGGTGGCCAACTCGGGAGAACTCGTAGTGGGTGAGACCGAGACCTACAACGATTTCGAAGCCAAAGCCTTTGGAGAGCAGCTCGAGGATAATTTCAATCAATCGGTCAGTTTTTCCTTGACCATCCCCATTTTCAATGGCCTGAGCGTCACCTCGGATGTAGATCGTGCGCGACTGAACTACAGGATCTCTCAACTGGATGAACAGGCCGCCAAGAACCAACTGCTGCAAGATGTCCAGCAAGCACATGCAGATGCTACCGCGGCCCAACGCAGCTATCTGGCCGCTACTCAGGCCCTGGAGGCGATGGAATTGAACTTTTTGAATGCCGAGAAACGCTTTGAACAGGACATGCTCAGTCCGGTGGAATTCAATGATGCTAAATCCCGCTTGGCCATGAGCCGTACGGAAGCGATCCGGGCCAAGTATGACTACATATTCCGGATGACCATCATGGATTTCTACCTGGGCAATCCGATCAACTTACAATGA